The bacterium BMS3Abin11 genome contains the following window.
GCTTGCCTGAGAGTATCGATGCCAGGGTAGGTGATGACGTACCTCTGATCAAAATCACTAATATTACTCAGCGGGCTGGGATAATTGCCAGTCGTTTTTACGGTGAGCCTTCTCGGGCCATGACCGTGACCGGCATAACCGGCACCAATGGCAAGACTACCTGCAGCATATTACTCGCCCAGAGCCTTAATCATCTAGGTGCCAGAACGAGTGTGATCGGAACACTCGGTACCGGTTTATGGGGAGAAATACGGTCGTCAACACACACCACACCGGATTCTGTGACGTTGCAAAGACAGATATCCGACTTGCGTGGTTTGGGTGCTGACCAGTTACTAATGGAGGTTTCCTCGCATGGCCTGCAACAGGGACGGGAGAGTGGCACAGAATTTAACACGGCTGTATTTACAAATCTAAGTCAGGATCACCTGGATTACCATGGCAGTATGCGGCAATACGGCGCGGCCAAAGCAAAGCTTTTTTACCAGAACGATCTGAATCTTGCGGTCATCAATGTTGACGATGAGTTTGGCAGGGAGCTGCTGGCCGGACCGGTCAAAGCAGAGCAAATCATCAGCTATGGAATCGAAAGCGGTGATGTGCGTGCATCACAGATCACGCTGCATAAAGCAGGAATAAAACTTGATATACATTCACTCTGGGGAGAGCTGCATATAGACAGTAGTCTGATGGGGCGCTTCAATGTTTATAACCTGCTTGCCTGTGCGGCTGTATTACTTGCTGATGGATACAGGACCGGCGATGTAGCCAGTGCCCTTTCTGCTGCTGAATCAGCGGCCGGGCGGATGGAATGTTTTGTTTCTCAAGGGGTGACCGTAGTGGTCGATTTCGCGCATACCCCTGATGCCCTGCAGCAGGTGTTGATAGCACTGCGTGAACACATTCAGGCCAGGCGGCTAATCTGTGTCTTTGGCTGCGGAGGTGATCGCGATCAGGCTAAACGTCCGATCATGGGCAGAATTGCAGAGCAGTTAGCAGATACTGTCATTATTACCGATGATAATCCAAGGTATGAAGATCCCGCGCAGATACGTGCCGAAATATTGGCAGGAATGTCCAGGCCAGCACAGGAAATCTCTGACCGTCGCCAGGCAATTAATGCGGCGTGGCAGTATGCAAATCCGGGCGACATTATTCTGATTGCAGGCAAAGGGCACGAAACTACCCAGCAGATTGGTGATTTGAAGCTTCCATTTAGCGACCGTGAAGTGGTAATGGCTCTGTTTTCAGAGATGGCAGGGGGGCAGGCATGATGCTTTCGCAGTTGAGCCACATAGTCAATGGTCGTTGCACGGGGTCAGATGTTGCTTTTGATTCGGTCAGTATTGATACCCGAACACTCTGCAGTGGTGCTTTATTTGTTGCGCTTAAAGGGCCAAATTTTGATGGTCATGATTTTGTTTCCGCGGCCAGAGACAGAGGTGCCAATGCTGCCATGATTTCTAGCCAGATCGATGACTATCTACCTGCCGTAACTGTGGATGATACCCGCATTGCACTGGGTGAACTGGCTGCCAGTTGGCGTGCCGGTTTTGATATTCCGCTGCTGGCCGTCACTGGTAGCAATGGTAAGACCACAGTCAAGGAAATGCTGAACAGTATTTTCGTACAGGCCTGTGGTGGTGAAAAAGACAGGGTGCTGTCGACTATCGGCAATCTGAATAATGACCTGGGTCTGCCGCTGACCTTGTTGCGGATACGTGACAGGCACCGCTATGCCGTTACCGAGATGGGTATGAACAATCCGGGTGAACTGTCCTATCTAACCCGCATCGCCCGCCCTGATGTAGCAGTGATCACCAATGCAGCTGCGGCCCATTTACAGGGCCTGCAGTCGGTAGAAGGTGTGGCGCGGGCAAAGGCTGAGATCTTCTCCGGTGTTAAAACTGGCGGTACAGCAATAATTAACGACGATGATGACTACGCAGCTCTCTGGCGTGAGCTGGCAGGGGATTTACAGATTATTGGATTCAGCCTGCAGAAAGAGAGTGATGTAACGGCCGAGTTTGATCTCTATAAAGATCATAGCAGGGTATTTCTTAAAACGCCGTGGGGCGAAGCAAGCTGCAAACTGGCATTGCCCGGGCAGCATAATATTGCCAATGCCCTGGCCGCTACGGCAGCTGCTGGTTCTGTTGGCATCAGTCTGTCTGATATTGCCACAGGGCTCGAAGCCTGGCGAGGGATCGATGGGCGTCAGCAGTCAAAGACGATAAATGGTCTGCATGTCATTGATGATACCTACAACGCCAACCCTGCATCCATACGGGCTGCCCTGGAAGTATTAGCGATGCAGCCGGGCATAAAGATTTTTGTGATGGGGGATATGGTCGAGCTGGGTGAGGATTCCGCATCGCTGCACAAACAGGCAGGTGAACTGGCAAGGGAGCTGGGTGTTGATAGTTGCTATACCCTGGGAGAACAGTCGGTACACGTGGCAGAAGCCTTCGGCGGGCAGGCCCGGTCATTCAGTACACCTGATGAGCTGTTTGCTGCACTGACAAAGGAGCTGCGGGAGTACAGAGGTCGACCGATTAATATTCTGATCAAGGGCTCAAGGGCAATGAAGATGGAACGTATCATTGAACAGCTCGATGAAAGCGTGGTCAGGGACTGAATATGCTGCTATTTCTATTTGAAAAGCTGGCGGAAAATTACAGTGCCTTTAATGTCTTCCAGTATTTGACATTGCGCAGCGTATTGAGTGTGGTGACAGCATTGTTTATCAGTTTATTGCTGGGGCCTGCCATGATTCGTAAGCTGGGCAGTCTTCAGATCGGCCAGGTTGTGCGTGAAGATGGCCCGCCGACACATTTCGACAAGGTCGGTACGCCAACCATGGGCGGTGCCCTGATTCTTGTGGCTATCGTAATTTCAACCCTGTTGTGGGCAGACCTCAGCAACCGTTTTGTCTGGGTGGCGCTGCTGGTCACAATCGCTTTCGGCATCATTGGCTGGATCGATGATTACCGTAAGATAATCGATAAGGACACACGTG
Protein-coding sequences here:
- the murE gene encoding UDP-N-acetylmuramoyl-L-alanyl-D-glutamate--2, 6-diaminopimelate ligase encodes the protein MSLAMKLNLPHIKLSSLLAGIKGVPAIDDLSVSGLAIDSRNISAGDLFIALPGTRQHGNDYIEAAVSQGAVAAIYDTDSSLPESIDARVGDDVPLIKITNITQRAGIIASRFYGEPSRAMTVTGITGTNGKTTCSILLAQSLNHLGARTSVIGTLGTGLWGEIRSSTHTTPDSVTLQRQISDLRGLGADQLLMEVSSHGLQQGRESGTEFNTAVFTNLSQDHLDYHGSMRQYGAAKAKLFYQNDLNLAVINVDDEFGRELLAGPVKAEQIISYGIESGDVRASQITLHKAGIKLDIHSLWGELHIDSSLMGRFNVYNLLACAAVLLADGYRTGDVASALSAAESAAGRMECFVSQGVTVVVDFAHTPDALQQVLIALREHIQARRLICVFGCGGDRDQAKRPIMGRIAEQLADTVIITDDNPRYEDPAQIRAEILAGMSRPAQEISDRRQAINAAWQYANPGDIILIAGKGHETTQQIGDLKLPFSDREVVMALFSEMAGGQA
- the murF gene encoding UDP-N-acetylmuramoyl-tripeptide--D-alanyl-D-alanine ligase, with the translated sequence MMLSQLSHIVNGRCTGSDVAFDSVSIDTRTLCSGALFVALKGPNFDGHDFVSAARDRGANAAMISSQIDDYLPAVTVDDTRIALGELAASWRAGFDIPLLAVTGSNGKTTVKEMLNSIFVQACGGEKDRVLSTIGNLNNDLGLPLTLLRIRDRHRYAVTEMGMNNPGELSYLTRIARPDVAVITNAAAAHLQGLQSVEGVARAKAEIFSGVKTGGTAIINDDDDYAALWRELAGDLQIIGFSLQKESDVTAEFDLYKDHSRVFLKTPWGEASCKLALPGQHNIANALAATAAAGSVGISLSDIATGLEAWRGIDGRQQSKTINGLHVIDDTYNANPASIRAALEVLAMQPGIKIFVMGDMVELGEDSASLHKQAGELARELGVDSCYTLGEQSVHVAEAFGGQARSFSTPDELFAALTKELREYRGRPINILIKGSRAMKMERIIEQLDESVVRD